One Stenotrophomonas sp. SAU14A_NAIMI4_5 DNA segment encodes these proteins:
- a CDS encoding helix-turn-helix transcriptional regulator has protein sequence MAFSDNLRAARINAGMTQEALALACGWSGQSRIANYESSAASAREPKVSEVPLLANALGVSIASLFGEAPASQSPRPAPAILAETHRFLAKAFGTLGKAFDIETDADLFADVYEWILNDERPADQRNLVDFAAWREKRDLHRGTATHEQNGRAAAQADGADKRRA, from the coding sequence ATGGCCTTCTCTGACAACCTCCGCGCCGCCCGGATCAATGCCGGCATGACCCAGGAAGCACTGGCGCTCGCCTGCGGCTGGTCTGGTCAAAGCCGTATCGCGAACTACGAATCATCAGCGGCCAGCGCGCGCGAGCCCAAGGTGTCAGAAGTGCCGCTACTGGCCAACGCCCTAGGCGTCAGCATCGCGTCCCTGTTCGGCGAAGCGCCGGCGTCTCAGTCCCCGCGACCCGCTCCTGCAATCCTTGCCGAAACCCACCGGTTCCTGGCCAAGGCGTTCGGAACACTCGGCAAGGCCTTCGATATCGAGACGGATGCTGATCTGTTCGCGGATGTGTACGAATGGATCTTGAACGACGAACGCCCCGCAGATCAGCGGAACCTGGTGGATTTCGCAGCATGGCGCGAGAAGCGCGATCTACACAGGGGAACTGCAACACATGAGCAAAACGGACGAGCTGCTGCACAAGCTGATGGAGCGGATAAGCGCCGCGCCTGA
- a CDS encoding Cro/CI family transcriptional regulator produces MDALDKAVKAAGGVTSLAAALGVRQSAVSNWKSRSSIPAAQVLGIERATGVSRHELCPEIFGAAADLAPVTKQQLLEKLGLSTDAHLAIVLSLPVEQVALWPSAGAVPALPQVLRLLGIGDQAPVAPVSLDPDADRIGPVDTA; encoded by the coding sequence ATGGACGCTCTCGACAAAGCCGTAAAAGCCGCTGGTGGCGTGACTTCTCTCGCCGCTGCCCTTGGTGTTCGCCAGAGCGCCGTCAGCAATTGGAAATCCCGGTCCAGCATTCCCGCGGCCCAGGTCCTGGGAATCGAGCGGGCCACGGGAGTTTCCCGGCATGAGCTCTGCCCGGAGATCTTCGGCGCCGCCGCCGACCTTGCTCCGGTCACCAAGCAGCAGCTGCTGGAAAAGCTCGGCCTCAGCACCGACGCCCACTTGGCCATCGTGCTGTCCCTGCCGGTCGAGCAGGTCGCGCTCTGGCCGAGCGCTGGTGCCGTACCCGCGCTGCCGCAAGTTCTGCGTCTGCTCGGCATTGGCGACCAGGCCCCGGTCGCACCGGTCAGCCTCGACCCCGATGCCGACCGCATTGGCCCTGTCGACACCGCCTGA
- a CDS encoding phage regulatory CII family protein, with translation MTCRTSSLNWLDNLYNSVRETPGGVEAAAAYLAQRRGKSMHPETLRAKLRGLEGESVTLQIAELLTEWMQEQAGGGERALGWLQSLVARFGMAADVVPPAPEGGWSDEIGAIQMKLLEITSRVGKLSGTAVEAIADSTITNAEAEQMIAEIRALRTMANRLERNVARAAAKGRAAR, from the coding sequence ATGACCTGCCGTACCTCCTCGCTCAACTGGCTCGACAACCTCTACAACTCCGTGCGCGAGACGCCGGGCGGCGTGGAAGCTGCAGCTGCGTACCTGGCCCAGCGCCGGGGCAAGTCGATGCACCCCGAGACGCTGCGCGCGAAGCTGCGCGGTCTGGAGGGTGAGTCGGTGACGCTCCAGATCGCCGAACTGTTGACCGAGTGGATGCAGGAACAGGCCGGCGGCGGTGAGCGCGCGCTGGGCTGGCTGCAGTCGCTGGTAGCGCGCTTCGGCATGGCCGCCGACGTGGTGCCGCCGGCGCCGGAAGGTGGTTGGTCCGACGAGATCGGCGCCATCCAGATGAAGCTTCTGGAGATCACCAGCCGGGTGGGGAAGCTGTCCGGCACGGCCGTGGAGGCCATCGCCGACTCGACCATCACGAACGCTGAGGCCGAGCAGATGATTGCCGAGATCCGCGCACTGCGCACCATGGCCAATCGCCTGGAGCGCAACGTCGCGCGCGCTGCAGCGAAGGGGAGGGCGGCCCGATGA
- a CDS encoding winged helix-turn-helix domain-containing protein, producing the protein MTSLARSNDPNSSHAAAADLVATGKLLDQQTRAAAAVRRHPGQSSLHLAALTGLDRHMLGRRLPELARQGKIWRGPAAPCATTGKSACTWFPVAPGENLSLGL; encoded by the coding sequence ATGACCAGTCTGGCCCGATCCAACGATCCCAACAGCAGCCATGCGGCTGCGGCGGACCTCGTCGCCACCGGCAAGCTGCTGGACCAGCAGACGCGCGCTGCAGCAGCGGTGCGTCGCCACCCTGGCCAGAGCAGCCTGCATCTGGCCGCACTGACCGGCCTTGACCGCCACATGCTCGGCCGTCGCCTGCCGGAGCTGGCCCGCCAGGGGAAGATCTGGCGCGGCCCTGCAGCGCCGTGCGCCACAACGGGCAAGAGCGCCTGCACGTGGTTCCCGGTGGCACCTGGCGAAAACCTGTCGCTGGGGCTCTGA
- a CDS encoding helix-turn-helix domain-containing protein, translated as MSTIIMSQCWPLQGLSVTQKAVLISLADQANDDGVCWPAVGTIATRCCMSPRAVRTAMDHLEVVGLLTRAHRFNSSTVYNVTPANFDTAASPSKGSRKAGKSGAASDAGAAPHAGGAPAAGGDAPAAGGDAPGAGLEVRPVPPNRHITINEPSGEPSFPAGLSAAPPVVDAETEVQAACRATWVAYATAYRNRHGVAPVRNAKVNANVKQLVQRLGRDEAPAVAGWFLTVNERYVVQNMHDLGALLAKCEAYRTQWATGRQMTATSAQQQDQTQANASAADDAKALLRRLKGNADAQ; from the coding sequence ATGTCGACCATCATCATGTCGCAGTGCTGGCCGCTGCAGGGCCTGAGCGTCACGCAGAAGGCTGTGCTGATCTCGCTGGCCGACCAGGCGAACGACGACGGCGTGTGCTGGCCGGCAGTGGGGACCATCGCCACGCGCTGCTGCATGTCGCCGCGCGCTGTGCGCACCGCCATGGATCATCTGGAGGTCGTTGGCCTGCTGACCCGCGCCCATCGGTTCAACAGCAGCACGGTCTACAACGTCACTCCGGCGAACTTCGACACCGCAGCATCGCCGTCCAAGGGCTCTCGCAAGGCGGGTAAATCGGGTGCTGCATCGGACGCAGGTGCTGCGCCCCATGCAGGGGGTGCGCCCGCTGCAGGTGGGGATGCGCCCGCTGCAGGAGGGGATGCACCGGGCGCAGGTCTGGAGGTGCGCCCCGTGCCGCCTAACCGTCATATAACCATCAATGAACCGTCAGGAGAACCGTCATTTCCGGCGGGCCTGTCGGCCGCGCCGCCGGTGGTGGATGCGGAGACCGAGGTGCAGGCAGCATGCCGAGCCACGTGGGTGGCCTATGCCACGGCGTACCGGAACCGTCACGGCGTGGCGCCGGTCCGCAACGCCAAGGTCAACGCCAACGTGAAGCAGCTGGTGCAGCGCCTGGGCCGCGATGAGGCCCCGGCTGTGGCTGGGTGGTTCCTGACCGTCAACGAGCGCTACGTGGTGCAGAACATGCACGACCTGGGCGCGCTGTTGGCGAAGTGCGAGGCCTACCGCACGCAGTGGGCCACCGGCCGGCAGATGACGGCGACCAGCGCCCAGCAGCAGGACCAGACCCAAGCCAACGCCTCTGCCGCCGACGACGCCAAGGCGCTGCTGCGCCGCTTGAAGGGAAACGCCGATGCTCAGTGA
- a CDS encoding Ref family recombination enhancement nuclease — MWSKAPPPTKEEAARIELAKTGPCMACLALQLQGLLEPVLVVYGCDYNHAKSGNVRRGHMCGYALCKWHHMRYPMEGNTFATMRQIYGPSLMDGSRTFHETYGSDDELIDQQTYINELRKAA, encoded by the coding sequence ATGTGGTCGAAAGCCCCGCCGCCGACCAAGGAAGAAGCGGCCCGCATCGAGTTGGCCAAGACCGGCCCGTGCATGGCGTGCCTGGCGCTGCAGCTGCAGGGTCTGTTGGAGCCGGTGCTGGTGGTCTACGGCTGCGACTACAACCACGCCAAGAGCGGCAACGTGCGGCGCGGCCACATGTGCGGCTACGCGCTCTGCAAATGGCACCACATGCGCTACCCGATGGAGGGGAACACCTTCGCGACGATGCGCCAGATCTACGGCCCGAGCCTTATGGATGGCTCGCGGACCTTCCACGAGACCTACGGCTCGGACGACGAGCTGATTGACCAGCAGACCTACATCAACGAGCTGAGGAAAGCAGCATGA
- a CDS encoding lysozyme, with translation MKAKLIGVSAAAVISLAAASLVKPWENWSPTPYIDIVGVATHCYGDTSRADKPVYTEQECAAKLNSRLGVYLAGVSQCIKVPLGERQWAAVLSWTYNVGVAAACNSTLVRKINDGQPTAIWCAELDRWVYAGGKRVQGLANRRAAERAMCEDRS, from the coding sequence ATGAAGGCGAAACTGATTGGCGTAAGCGCCGCTGCAGTCATCAGCTTGGCCGCGGCCTCGCTGGTAAAGCCCTGGGAGAACTGGTCGCCCACCCCCTACATCGACATTGTGGGCGTAGCCACGCACTGCTACGGCGACACCAGCCGTGCAGACAAACCGGTCTACACCGAGCAGGAATGCGCAGCGAAGCTGAACAGCCGTCTCGGTGTGTATCTGGCTGGAGTCAGCCAATGCATCAAGGTGCCGCTCGGCGAACGCCAGTGGGCGGCGGTGCTGAGCTGGACCTACAACGTCGGCGTGGCGGCAGCCTGCAACTCGACGCTGGTGCGAAAGATCAACGACGGTCAGCCGACTGCGATCTGGTGCGCCGAACTGGACCGCTGGGTCTACGCGGGTGGCAAGCGCGTGCAGGGGCTGGCCAACCGCCGTGCTGCTGAGCGCGCCATGTGCGAGGACCGGTCATGA
- a CDS encoding lysis system i-spanin subunit Rz, producing the protein MTHPAAVLAAFVLWSAAMFGAGWAWRGDRAEGSEALSQVATGKQALQVEQQARAVEHQQADEMAAIGAKHEEDRTAAQAVPAAVVADLRDGRLQLRDDLATCSTSLLSQAVAGAVERDQAAQLRAEVAGAVVQVGRDADDQVRACQAVIEVDRGG; encoded by the coding sequence ATGACGCATCCTGCAGCAGTGCTCGCCGCGTTCGTCCTCTGGTCCGCTGCCATGTTCGGTGCAGGCTGGGCGTGGCGCGGTGATCGTGCCGAGGGCAGCGAGGCCCTGAGCCAGGTGGCAACCGGTAAGCAAGCCTTACAAGTTGAACAGCAGGCCCGCGCGGTCGAACACCAGCAGGCCGACGAAATGGCCGCCATCGGAGCGAAGCATGAAGAAGATCGCACTGCGGCCCAGGCCGTCCCTGCTGCTGTTGTTGCTGACCTGCGCGATGGTCGTCTCCAGCTGCGCGACGACCTCGCCACCTGTAGCACCAGCCTCCTGTCCCAAGCCGTCGCCGGCGCCGTCGAACGTGACCAGGCAGCCCAACTACGAGCAGAGGTTGCGGGCGCTGTTGTTCAAGTCGGACGAGACGCCGACGACCAGGTTCGTGCCTGCCAAGCCGTGATCGAGGTGGATCGTGGGGGATGA
- a CDS encoding HNH endonuclease signature motif containing protein: MSTRIKSVTPGSWRGTETSSTKRGYGYRWQKYRASFLEAHPLCVMCEAQGRVVAASVVDHITPHRGDHRLLWDPKNHQPLCKPCHDGAKQRLERGASRA, translated from the coding sequence GTGTCGACGCGCATCAAGAGCGTGACCCCAGGAAGCTGGCGCGGCACCGAGACGAGCAGCACCAAACGTGGCTACGGATACCGCTGGCAGAAATATCGAGCGAGCTTTCTTGAGGCGCATCCGCTGTGCGTGATGTGTGAAGCGCAGGGACGAGTGGTGGCGGCCTCGGTCGTCGACCACATCACCCCGCATCGGGGCGATCACCGCCTCTTATGGGATCCGAAGAACCACCAGCCGCTCTGCAAGCCTTGCCACGACGGGGCCAAACAGAGGCTCGAGCGGGGCGCTTCGCGAGCGTGA
- a CDS encoding terminase large subunit → MGVPLYTTACPDWAERLVAGRSIIPPPIYPVQAQEALAVFKQLRIVDAPGSPTFGEACESWVFDFVAAIFGAYDAETGRRLIREVLMLIPKKNSKSTLAAGIMVTALILNWRVSAEMIILAPTVEIANNAFAPARDMIKVDDDLSELFHVQDHVRTITHRTMGATLKVVAADSETVGGKKASWVLIDEEWLFGKRPNAEAMFREAVGGLASRPEGIVIKLTTQSDEPPAGVFRQDLQRMRDVRDGKILDPQSLPVLYEHPPEMVSAGDHLKLENMPLVNPNFGVSVDSEFLRREYEKADQAGEHSLRGFLAKHANVEVGLNLRSDRWAGADFWLQQAKPERVATLDDLLQRCEVVTSGIDGGGLDDLLGLVAVGRERGTRKWLAWAHAWAHEIVLQRRKDIVTKLQEFEAAGDLTIVKLPGQDVDQVADAICKMKAAGLMPEENAIGVDPAGIGAIVDELTTESRGVDLKQIVAVSQGWKLNGAIKTTERALAGGDLIHAGQPLMAWCVSNAKVVPAGNAITITKQVSGTAKIDPLMALFNAVSLMALNPSARGPSVYESRGIRFL, encoded by the coding sequence ATGGGCGTGCCGCTCTATACGACCGCATGCCCCGACTGGGCCGAGAGGCTGGTGGCCGGACGGTCGATCATCCCGCCACCGATCTATCCCGTTCAGGCCCAGGAGGCGCTGGCGGTATTCAAGCAGCTGCGTATCGTCGATGCGCCCGGCAGCCCGACCTTTGGTGAGGCATGCGAGTCCTGGGTTTTCGACTTCGTCGCGGCCATCTTCGGCGCATACGACGCTGAGACAGGGCGTCGGCTGATTCGCGAAGTGCTGATGCTTATCCCCAAGAAGAACAGCAAGTCCACGCTGGCGGCGGGGATCATGGTGACCGCGCTGATCCTGAACTGGCGCGTGTCGGCTGAGATGATCATCCTGGCGCCTACGGTGGAGATCGCGAACAACGCGTTTGCTCCAGCGCGGGACATGATCAAGGTCGATGACGACCTGTCCGAGCTATTCCATGTGCAGGACCATGTGCGCACCATCACCCATAGAACGATGGGAGCCACCCTGAAGGTGGTTGCCGCAGACAGTGAAACTGTCGGTGGCAAGAAGGCGAGCTGGGTTCTGATCGACGAGGAATGGCTTTTCGGCAAGCGGCCAAATGCTGAGGCGATGTTTCGCGAGGCAGTCGGTGGGTTGGCCTCAAGGCCTGAAGGGATCGTCATCAAACTGACGACTCAGTCCGACGAGCCACCGGCTGGCGTGTTCAGACAGGACCTGCAGCGTATGCGGGACGTGCGCGACGGAAAGATCCTGGATCCCCAGTCGCTGCCCGTGCTGTACGAGCATCCGCCGGAAATGGTCAGCGCAGGTGATCACCTGAAGCTGGAGAACATGCCGCTGGTGAACCCCAATTTCGGGGTCTCTGTGGACTCGGAGTTCCTGCGACGTGAGTACGAGAAGGCCGACCAAGCTGGCGAGCATTCCCTGCGGGGCTTCTTGGCCAAGCATGCCAACGTCGAGGTAGGGCTGAACCTGCGCTCGGACCGCTGGGCCGGAGCTGACTTCTGGCTGCAGCAGGCCAAGCCGGAACGCGTGGCAACACTGGATGACCTGCTACAGCGCTGCGAGGTTGTCACCAGCGGAATCGACGGCGGCGGCCTCGATGATCTTCTGGGTCTGGTTGCTGTCGGACGTGAGCGCGGAACGCGAAAGTGGTTGGCCTGGGCCCACGCATGGGCGCATGAGATCGTTCTGCAGCGCCGCAAGGACATTGTCACCAAGCTTCAAGAGTTTGAGGCGGCAGGCGACCTGACAATTGTGAAGCTGCCGGGACAGGATGTTGACCAGGTCGCTGATGCGATCTGCAAGATGAAAGCAGCAGGACTGATGCCGGAGGAGAACGCCATCGGCGTTGATCCGGCCGGCATCGGTGCGATTGTCGACGAACTGACCACGGAGTCCCGCGGGGTCGATCTAAAGCAGATCGTAGCGGTGTCTCAGGGCTGGAAGCTCAATGGCGCCATCAAGACGACCGAGCGCGCCTTGGCCGGTGGCGACCTGATCCACGCCGGCCAGCCGCTTATGGCGTGGTGCGTTAGCAATGCAAAGGTGGTTCCTGCCGGGAACGCCATCACGATCACCAAGCAGGTCAGCGGCACGGCAAAGATCGACCCGCTGATGGCGCTGTTCAACGCGGTTTCGTTGATGGCACTCAATCCATCTGCTCGTGGCCCCTCCGTGTACGAGAGCCGCGGCATCAGATTCCTATAA
- a CDS encoding phage portal protein has translation MSRFNAEALASLDRYWNPPAATESPSTPGARAEAGHFSGMNDPALLEFMRSRGGHGGGSFQLRNMAVLRCLSLICGTIGMLPLNLVESGGKKRIATEHPAHRLLKIKPNPWQTPLEFKRQMELARQRHGDGYARIIWSAGRPIHLIPLDSLAVRAELGDDWRMIYRYNSKKRGEVILKQEEVLHIRDLSVDGVTSLSRMKLADRAIRLALDAEHAASRIFETGNMAGGAIEVPNALSDVAYDRMRNSLDTEYSGAAAAQRWMLLEENAKANKFGSTAQEAQHVENRSAQVEEVARLYGVPRPLLFLSDTSWGTGIEQLGIFFLQYTMLEHFTNWEQAVARSLIAERDLERFQPKFNVRALMRGTLKDQAEFFKAALGAGGTAPFHTQNEVRDLLDYPESDQPGANDLVNPMTQKGKSNEPSAAA, from the coding sequence ATGTCTCGTTTCAACGCCGAAGCCCTGGCGTCTCTGGACCGGTACTGGAACCCGCCAGCGGCCACTGAGTCACCTTCGACGCCTGGCGCGCGCGCTGAGGCCGGTCACTTCTCCGGGATGAATGATCCCGCCCTGCTGGAGTTCATGCGGTCCCGTGGCGGTCATGGCGGTGGCAGCTTCCAGCTACGCAACATGGCGGTGCTGAGGTGCCTGTCTCTGATCTGCGGGACCATCGGCATGCTGCCGCTGAATCTGGTTGAGTCGGGCGGGAAGAAGCGGATTGCGACCGAGCACCCCGCGCACCGTCTGCTCAAGATCAAGCCGAATCCATGGCAGACGCCCTTGGAGTTCAAGCGGCAGATGGAGCTGGCCCGCCAACGGCACGGAGATGGTTACGCGAGAATCATCTGGTCGGCCGGCAGGCCGATCCACTTGATACCGCTGGACTCCCTCGCGGTTCGCGCTGAGCTCGGCGACGACTGGCGGATGATCTACCGGTACAACAGCAAGAAGCGCGGCGAGGTAATCCTCAAGCAGGAGGAAGTGCTTCACATCCGGGATCTGTCCGTGGACGGTGTGACCAGCCTGTCCAGGATGAAACTGGCAGACCGGGCCATCCGCTTGGCACTGGATGCGGAACATGCGGCGAGCCGGATCTTTGAGACCGGCAACATGGCTGGCGGCGCCATCGAGGTGCCGAATGCGCTCAGTGACGTGGCGTATGACCGGATGCGCAACTCCCTGGACACCGAGTATTCCGGTGCCGCTGCCGCGCAGCGCTGGATGCTGCTGGAAGAGAACGCCAAGGCAAACAAGTTCGGCAGCACCGCGCAAGAGGCCCAGCACGTCGAGAACCGCAGCGCGCAGGTGGAGGAAGTGGCCAGGCTGTACGGCGTTCCACGCCCGCTGCTCTTCCTGAGTGACACCAGTTGGGGCACAGGCATCGAGCAGCTGGGGATCTTCTTCCTGCAGTACACGATGTTGGAGCACTTCACCAACTGGGAGCAGGCCGTCGCGCGTTCGCTGATCGCCGAGCGGGACCTGGAACGCTTCCAACCGAAGTTCAATGTGCGGGCGCTGATGCGCGGCACGCTCAAGGATCAGGCGGAGTTCTTCAAGGCCGCTCTCGGCGCGGGCGGCACGGCGCCGTTCCACACGCAGAACGAGGTCCGCGACCTTCTCGACTATCCGGAATCGGATCAGCCCGGGGCCAACGACCTGGTCAACCCCATGACACAGAAGGGAAAGAGCAATGAGCCTTCGGCAGCTGCCTGA
- a CDS encoding head maturation protease, ClpP-related, whose protein sequence is MSLRQLPEIRAERRLGAAQFDMRPDALERWEPEVRAAGNDANSISIYDSIGENWEGTGVTAKRISAALRAIGDKDVMVNVNSPGGDFFEGVAIYNLLREHPGRVTVQVMGLAASAASVIAMAGDEILMGDGAFLMIHNAWAVAIGNRHDMADAAKLLEPFDAAMAKVYAARTGISEAEAARMMDEETWIGAAQAVDDGFADGLLDGAAATKDAKQASGGRKALALVEAAMAKAGHSRSMRRDTLKSLFNGKPSAAGSATPSASDNETSALLQGLLDNLRA, encoded by the coding sequence ATGAGCCTTCGGCAGCTGCCTGAAATCCGAGCCGAGCGACGACTCGGCGCCGCCCAGTTCGACATGCGTCCCGACGCCCTGGAGCGCTGGGAGCCCGAAGTACGGGCCGCCGGCAACGACGCGAATAGCATCTCGATCTATGACTCCATCGGCGAGAACTGGGAGGGTACTGGCGTCACCGCCAAGCGGATCAGTGCTGCCCTGCGAGCCATTGGCGATAAAGACGTGATGGTGAACGTCAATTCGCCCGGTGGCGACTTCTTCGAAGGCGTTGCGATCTACAACCTGCTGCGTGAGCACCCCGGCCGTGTGACCGTGCAGGTCATGGGCCTGGCTGCCTCGGCCGCGTCGGTGATCGCGATGGCTGGCGACGAGATCCTGATGGGCGACGGGGCGTTCCTGATGATCCACAACGCTTGGGCAGTGGCCATCGGCAATCGCCACGATATGGCTGACGCAGCAAAGCTGCTGGAGCCGTTCGACGCGGCCATGGCCAAGGTGTACGCCGCCCGCACGGGCATCTCCGAAGCCGAAGCTGCCCGGATGATGGACGAAGAGACGTGGATCGGCGCCGCCCAGGCGGTAGACGATGGCTTTGCCGATGGCCTTCTGGACGGGGCAGCCGCGACCAAGGATGCCAAGCAGGCATCTGGTGGGCGCAAGGCCTTGGCCTTGGTCGAGGCGGCAATGGCGAAGGCTGGGCACTCCCGTTCCATGCGACGCGACACCCTGAAGTCACTGTTCAACGGCAAGCCGAGCGCTGCCGGATCCGCTACGCCGAGCGCTAGCGACAACGAAACCTCGGCCCTGTTGCAGGGCCTTCTCGACAACCTCAGAGCCTAA
- a CDS encoding phage major capsid protein, giving the protein MTKMTHGRIPRGLVSVHADGGNQPDVKALVESLNKAFADFKAEHNKQLDEIKKGNADALQALKVDNINADITRLQAAVDQANTQMAAFQMGGGSAGSGVADAEYTESFRAHFRKGEVQSALNKGAADEGGYLAPVEWDRSITDRLVIVSDMRQLANVQPCSGSGLTKLYNTGGTSSGWVGEEDARPETGTSKLRPLGFGWGEIYANPAATQQLLDDAEIDLEAWLAGEVELEFARQEGDAFFSGNGVNKPFGILTYVEGGANSAKHPFGAIKAVNSGVAAGINGDSILDLVYDLPSAFTASARFAMNRKSQGMVRKLKDAQGNYLWQPSLVAGQPSTLAGFALQDVAAIPDVAANATAVLFGDFKQTYTVYDRKGVRVLRDPYTNKPYVMFYTTKRVGGGVHNPEPMRALKIAE; this is encoded by the coding sequence ATGACCAAGATGACCCACGGCCGCATCCCGCGCGGCCTCGTTTCCGTGCACGCCGACGGCGGCAACCAGCCGGACGTCAAAGCGCTGGTGGAGAGCCTGAACAAGGCGTTCGCCGACTTCAAGGCCGAGCACAACAAGCAGCTGGACGAGATCAAGAAGGGCAACGCTGACGCGCTGCAGGCCCTGAAGGTCGACAACATCAACGCCGATATCACCCGCCTGCAGGCGGCCGTGGACCAGGCCAACACCCAGATGGCCGCGTTCCAGATGGGTGGCGGCAGCGCCGGCAGTGGTGTTGCCGATGCCGAATACACCGAGTCGTTCCGCGCTCATTTCCGCAAGGGTGAAGTGCAGTCCGCCCTCAACAAGGGCGCCGCCGACGAAGGTGGCTACCTGGCGCCGGTTGAATGGGACCGCTCGATCACCGACCGTCTGGTGATCGTCTCGGACATGCGTCAGCTGGCGAACGTCCAGCCCTGCTCGGGTTCGGGCCTGACCAAGCTCTACAACACCGGGGGCACGTCCTCGGGCTGGGTGGGCGAGGAAGATGCCCGACCGGAGACCGGCACGTCCAAGCTGCGTCCCCTCGGTTTCGGCTGGGGCGAGATCTATGCCAATCCGGCCGCGACCCAGCAGCTGCTGGATGATGCCGAGATCGACCTGGAGGCCTGGCTGGCCGGCGAAGTGGAGCTGGAGTTTGCCCGCCAGGAAGGTGATGCCTTCTTCTCGGGCAACGGAGTCAACAAGCCGTTCGGCATCCTGACCTACGTGGAAGGCGGCGCCAACTCGGCCAAGCATCCGTTCGGCGCCATCAAGGCTGTGAACAGCGGCGTCGCTGCGGGCATCAACGGTGACAGCATCCTGGACCTGGTCTACGACCTGCCGTCCGCATTCACCGCCAGCGCCAGGTTCGCGATGAACCGAAAGTCGCAGGGCATGGTCCGCAAGCTGAAAGACGCGCAGGGCAACTACCTGTGGCAGCCGTCGCTGGTGGCGGGTCAGCCGTCCACCCTGGCTGGTTTCGCGCTGCAGGACGTGGCTGCCATCCCGGATGTGGCCGCGAACGCGACCGCGGTGCTGTTCGGCGACTTCAAGCAGACCTACACCGTGTACGACCGCAAGGGCGTGCGGGTGCTGCGCGATCCGTACACCAACAAGCCGTACGTGATGTTCTACACCACCAAGCGCGTGGGCGGCGGTGTGCACAACCCCGAGCCGATGCGCGCCCTCAAGATCGCCGAGTAA
- a CDS encoding head-tail connector protein encodes MAIVSIAQARSHVRVEADYPVEQLEDAIAGAIDAAQAYLNRKVYESADLLAAARALYPASVREATVARNQALADAVFIESDEERAATIRIAKVAYQEAVQAAEASVHGAVVNPSIVSAVLLTIGHLYANRSDVVVGSTAVELPLGARSLLRPYRRVMMP; translated from the coding sequence ATGGCCATCGTCTCTATCGCACAGGCCCGCTCGCATGTGCGGGTGGAGGCGGACTATCCGGTGGAGCAGTTGGAGGATGCTATTGCCGGCGCAATCGACGCCGCGCAGGCGTACCTCAATCGCAAAGTCTACGAGAGTGCCGATCTCCTGGCAGCTGCGAGGGCGCTGTACCCGGCATCAGTGAGGGAAGCAACTGTTGCCAGGAATCAGGCCCTGGCCGATGCGGTTTTCATCGAAAGCGACGAGGAGCGCGCCGCGACCATTCGGATTGCGAAAGTTGCCTATCAGGAGGCCGTGCAGGCCGCTGAGGCAAGCGTCCACGGGGCGGTCGTCAACCCCAGCATTGTCTCGGCGGTGTTGCTCACTATCGGCCATCTGTACGCGAATCGGTCAGACGTGGTCGTTGGATCTACGGCGGTGGAGCTTCCCCTGGGCGCCAGGAGTCTCCTGCGCCCTTATCGAAGGGTGATGATGCCATGA
- a CDS encoding phage head closure protein, whose amino-acid sequence MTLQDGDLQHRIRFERKTVTRDQLGGPDKATWVEVVSIWAKAINNLAATTEAVAAGAERYREQVRFDIRPRNVDPQWRIVFRGRNFDIKSIAPSNDGSEMAIIAVAGLTNG is encoded by the coding sequence ATGACGCTTCAAGATGGGGACCTGCAGCATCGCATCCGGTTTGAGCGCAAGACCGTGACGCGCGACCAGCTGGGCGGTCCGGACAAAGCGACATGGGTTGAGGTCGTGTCCATCTGGGCGAAGGCGATCAACAACCTTGCAGCGACAACGGAGGCTGTGGCTGCAGGTGCGGAGCGCTATAGGGAGCAGGTGCGGTTCGATATCCGGCCGAGAAACGTTGATCCGCAGTGGCGAATCGTATTCCGGGGTCGGAACTTCGACATCAAGAGTATCGCCCCTAGCAATGACGGCAGTGAGATGGCGATCATCGCCGTGGCGGGGTTGACCAATGGCTGA